One window of Candidatus Mycobacterium wuenschmannii genomic DNA carries:
- a CDS encoding ABC transporter ATP-binding protein produces MTTGMSLELDRIRLSYNGTPVIDDLTFAVRPGEILVLTGPSGCGKTTVLRAVAGLLRPDAGRVLADGAEVTGTSGDRGVVFQDNALLPWRSVRSNIELALRLRGEPRATRTAQADRWIGELGLTGFGDYLPKNLSGGMRQRVQLARGLAGAPRAVMMDEPFGALDTQTRAAMQRLLIESWRAHPTTIVFVTHDVDEALALGDRIAVLGRAGQPLRALVDVPQPRSDREHPEQRAEIIAALHDLVTT; encoded by the coding sequence ATGACGACCGGAATGAGTCTGGAGCTGGATCGGATCAGGTTGTCCTACAACGGCACTCCCGTGATCGACGACCTGACCTTTGCGGTGCGGCCGGGGGAGATCTTGGTGCTCACCGGGCCGTCCGGCTGCGGCAAGACGACCGTGCTGCGCGCGGTGGCTGGGCTGCTGAGACCGGACGCGGGCCGGGTGCTGGCCGACGGAGCCGAAGTGACCGGCACCTCGGGTGACCGCGGGGTGGTGTTCCAGGACAACGCGCTGTTGCCCTGGCGCAGCGTGCGTTCCAACATCGAGTTGGCGCTGCGGCTGCGCGGCGAGCCGCGGGCCACCCGGACCGCGCAAGCCGACCGGTGGATCGGCGAACTGGGCCTCACCGGCTTCGGCGATTATCTGCCCAAGAACCTGTCGGGCGGCATGCGCCAGCGTGTCCAGTTGGCCCGCGGGCTGGCCGGGGCGCCGCGCGCGGTGATGATGGACGAGCCGTTCGGTGCGCTCGACACCCAGACGCGGGCGGCCATGCAGCGCTTGCTGATCGAGTCCTGGCGGGCACACCCGACCACTATCGTGTTCGTCACCCATGACGTCGACGAGGCGTTGGCGTTGGGCGACCGGATTGCCGTGCTGGGCCGTGCCGGACAGCCGCTGCGCGCGCTCGTCGACGTGCCGCAACCGCGCAGCGACCGCGAACATCCCGAACAACGCGCGGAAATCATTGCCGCACTACATGATCTGGTGACCACCTGA
- a CDS encoding serine hydrolase domain-containing protein yields MNLDGNQASIREACDAGLLAGAVTVVWQHGKLLQVNEIGHRDIDAQLPMQRDTLFRIASMTKPVTVAAAMSLVDEGKLALRDPVVRWLPEFANLRVLDNPIGPLDRTSPIERAILVEDLLTHTSGLGYGFSVTGPLSRAYLRLPFGEGPDAWLAALAELPLVHQPGHRLTYGHSTDVVGVLVSRVADKPFHEVLDERILQPLNMIDTGFHITPQGRRRAATMYRLDGTDKLQHDVMGQPHISPPAFSNAGGGLFSTADDYLRFIEMLLREGTLDGVRVLSPESVRAMRTDRLTAEHKRHNFLGSPFWIGRGFGLNLSVVTDPARSTPLFGPGGLGTFSWPGAYGTWWQADPTADLILLYLIQNMPALSADAAAAVAGNTSRAKLQAVQPKFVHRTYRALGL; encoded by the coding sequence GTGAACCTCGATGGCAATCAGGCCTCTATCCGCGAGGCCTGCGATGCCGGACTGCTGGCCGGCGCGGTGACGGTGGTGTGGCAGCACGGAAAGCTGCTGCAGGTCAACGAGATCGGCCACCGCGATATCGACGCGCAGCTACCGATGCAGCGGGACACGCTGTTCCGTATCGCGTCGATGACCAAGCCGGTGACCGTCGCCGCCGCCATGAGCCTGGTCGACGAGGGCAAGCTGGCGTTGCGCGACCCGGTGGTGCGCTGGCTGCCGGAGTTCGCGAACCTGCGGGTGCTCGACAACCCGATCGGTCCGCTGGATCGGACTTCTCCGATCGAGCGGGCGATTCTGGTCGAGGACCTGCTCACCCACACCAGCGGCCTGGGCTACGGCTTCTCGGTGACCGGCCCACTGTCGCGGGCCTACCTACGGCTGCCGTTCGGGGAGGGCCCCGACGCCTGGCTGGCCGCGCTGGCCGAATTGCCGCTGGTGCACCAGCCAGGCCATCGGCTGACGTACGGTCATTCCACCGACGTGGTCGGCGTGCTGGTGTCGCGCGTGGCGGATAAGCCGTTTCACGAAGTCCTCGATGAGCGAATCCTGCAGCCGCTGAACATGATTGACACTGGATTTCACATCACTCCGCAGGGCCGCCGGCGTGCCGCGACCATGTACCGGCTGGACGGCACGGATAAATTGCAGCACGACGTCATGGGCCAGCCGCACATCTCGCCACCGGCGTTCAGCAATGCCGGTGGTGGACTGTTCTCTACCGCCGACGACTACCTGCGATTCATCGAGATGCTGCTGCGAGAGGGCACATTGGACGGCGTGCGGGTGTTGTCGCCGGAGTCGGTGCGGGCGATGCGCACCGACCGGCTTACCGCCGAGCACAAGCGGCACAACTTCCTCGGGTCGCCGTTCTGGATCGGGCGTGGCTTCGGCCTGAACCTGTCGGTCGTCACCGACCCGGCCAGGTCGACGCCGTTGTTCGGGCCGGGCGGGCTGGGTACATTCAGCTGGCCCGGCGCCTACGGCACCTGGTGGCAGGCCGACCCGACCGCGGACCTGATCCTGCTGTATCTGATCCAGAACATGCCGGCGTTGTCGGCGGACGCCGCGGCCGCCGTCGCCGGCAACACCTCACGCGCGAAACTGCAAGCGGTGCAACCGAAGTTCGTCCACCGCACCTACCGGGCGCTGGGTCTGTAG
- a CDS encoding GNAT family N-acetyltransferase: MAEFTPERIEGSRLLLRLPVIDDAGPLFQRVARDPQVTKYLLWTPHPTVAVTQRVIAERMNVNPHLRTWVMELQHSGEIVGMISCGRPLPYIAEIGFCVGKRWWGKGLTSEALDMLMTTLQADPDVYRAWATCHVDNDRSVRLLERAGFTREGRMARQGIYPNLSTEPLDSFLFAKALR; this comes from the coding sequence GTGGCCGAGTTCACGCCCGAACGCATCGAGGGCTCGCGGCTGCTGTTGCGCCTGCCGGTGATCGACGATGCCGGCCCGCTCTTTCAACGGGTCGCGCGCGACCCTCAGGTGACCAAATACCTGCTGTGGACCCCACATCCCACGGTCGCGGTCACGCAGCGGGTGATCGCCGAACGCATGAACGTCAACCCACACCTGCGAACCTGGGTGATGGAGTTGCAGCACAGCGGCGAGATCGTCGGCATGATCAGCTGTGGGCGTCCGCTGCCCTATATCGCCGAGATCGGTTTCTGCGTCGGCAAGCGTTGGTGGGGAAAGGGTTTGACGTCCGAGGCGCTGGACATGCTGATGACCACGCTGCAGGCCGACCCCGACGTGTACCGGGCTTGGGCGACCTGTCACGTCGACAACGACCGCTCCGTGCGCTTGCTGGAAAGGGCGGGGTTCACCCGCGAGGGCCGAATGGCGCGGCAGGGCATCTACCCCAACCTCAGCACCGAACCGCTGGACAGCTTCCTGTTCGCCAAGGCGTTGCGCTAG
- a CDS encoding ABC transporter permease, which produces MPVARVTAARKPATAWRSRALRVASVVAAIGLWQLLTAGHVRFWLRFDTLPTVTEIVGALTRAVGTHGYWLDLAQSLIRILTGFGLAAVVGVASGILLGRSRLASDVLGPLTELARPIPAIAVVPVAILLFPTDEAGIVFITFLAAYFPIMVSTRHAVRALPTLWEDSVRTLGGRRWDVLTQVVLPGIQPGVFGGLSVGMGVAWICVISAEMISGRLGVGYRTWQAYTVLAYPQVFVGIITIGALGFATSAAVELIGRRATRWLPRGEGHGR; this is translated from the coding sequence GTGCCGGTAGCCCGTGTCACCGCGGCGCGCAAGCCCGCAACGGCGTGGCGATCGCGCGCGCTTCGGGTGGCCTCGGTGGTCGCCGCGATCGGGCTGTGGCAGTTGCTGACGGCCGGCCACGTGCGCTTCTGGTTACGCTTCGACACGCTGCCGACCGTCACCGAGATCGTCGGCGCGCTGACCCGTGCGGTCGGAACCCATGGCTACTGGCTGGATTTGGCACAGTCGCTGATCCGCATCCTGACGGGGTTCGGGCTGGCCGCCGTCGTCGGAGTGGCCAGCGGCATCCTGCTCGGCCGGTCCCGACTGGCCTCCGATGTGCTCGGGCCACTGACCGAACTCGCCCGCCCAATCCCCGCGATAGCCGTTGTGCCGGTGGCCATTCTGCTGTTCCCGACAGACGAGGCGGGCATCGTGTTCATCACGTTCCTGGCCGCGTATTTTCCGATCATGGTGAGCACCCGGCACGCCGTGCGGGCGCTGCCGACGCTGTGGGAGGACTCGGTCCGCACGCTCGGCGGCCGGCGTTGGGACGTGCTGACCCAGGTGGTGCTGCCCGGGATTCAGCCCGGCGTGTTCGGGGGACTGTCGGTCGGGATGGGTGTCGCGTGGATCTGTGTGATCTCGGCCGAGATGATCTCCGGCCGACTCGGTGTCGGGTATCGCACCTGGCAGGCCTACACGGTGCTGGCCTACCCACAGGTGTTCGTCGGCATCATCACGATCGGTGCGCTCGGGTTCGCGACCTCTGCGGCAGTGGAGCTGATCGGCCGCCGAGCGACGCGCTGGCTGCCACGCGGGGAGGGGCACGGCCGATGA
- a CDS encoding acyl-CoA dehydrogenase family protein gives MTQTSKVSDDFVARLAERAGEAERLRRLPQATVDDYRDSGLAQLLLPKRYGGIQADFPEILDTVRVMAHGCTSSAWTLGFYTLHNWMLALLDERAQDEVFADGPVLCPAPLAPTGRAIPADGGVRLTGRWSWATGIMDADWVMVGALCGPDDAPYPALVLLPVADTRVEDVWHTAGMCATGSNDVIVEDVWVPEHRLVAVTDIYGGTAPGAELHDAAVYRWPMVPALALVAAMPALGAAELVADLFARRLSERIIAYSGAAQKDQPAAQIRLGDARARLRAIRALTDSAADDIQTRVAAGEHIDRKVRAGVRVAAARVVHESRSVIADLLEASGASAQFLDHPLQRAKRDVDVISGHVVFDYDGSRELAGALEIGAKVSPFAMV, from the coding sequence ATGACGCAGACGTCGAAGGTCAGCGACGATTTCGTCGCAAGGCTGGCCGAGCGTGCGGGGGAGGCGGAGCGACTGCGCCGGTTGCCGCAGGCCACCGTCGACGACTACCGCGACTCCGGGCTGGCACAGCTACTGCTGCCCAAGCGCTACGGCGGCATTCAGGCGGACTTTCCCGAGATCCTCGACACCGTGCGGGTGATGGCGCACGGCTGCACGTCCAGTGCCTGGACGCTGGGCTTCTACACGCTGCACAACTGGATGCTGGCGCTGCTCGACGAGCGGGCCCAGGACGAGGTGTTCGCCGACGGGCCGGTGCTGTGCCCCGCGCCGCTCGCGCCGACAGGCCGCGCCATCCCGGCGGACGGCGGTGTCCGCTTGACCGGGCGTTGGTCGTGGGCCACCGGGATCATGGACGCCGACTGGGTGATGGTCGGCGCCCTCTGCGGACCCGACGATGCGCCGTACCCGGCGCTGGTGTTGCTACCGGTCGCGGACACTCGGGTTGAGGACGTGTGGCACACCGCCGGAATGTGTGCCACCGGATCCAACGACGTGATCGTCGAGGACGTTTGGGTGCCCGAGCATCGGTTGGTCGCGGTCACCGACATCTACGGCGGCACCGCGCCGGGCGCGGAATTGCATGACGCGGCGGTCTACCGCTGGCCGATGGTGCCCGCCCTGGCGCTGGTTGCGGCGATGCCTGCGCTGGGGGCCGCGGAGTTGGTCGCCGATCTGTTCGCCCGCCGGCTCAGTGAGCGCATCATCGCGTATTCCGGTGCGGCGCAGAAGGATCAGCCCGCCGCGCAGATACGCCTCGGCGATGCCCGGGCGCGCCTGCGCGCGATACGGGCGCTGACCGATTCGGCCGCTGACGACATCCAGACCCGGGTCGCCGCCGGGGAGCACATCGACCGCAAGGTGCGGGCCGGCGTGCGGGTGGCCGCGGCGCGCGTCGTGCACGAATCCCGTTCGGTGATCGCCGATCTGCTCGAGGCGTCCGGTGCGAGCGCGCAATTCCTGGACCACCCGCTGCAGCGGGCCAAGCGCGACGTCGACGTGATCTCCGGGCACGTCGTCTTCGACTACGACGGCAGCCGAGAATTGGCCGGCGCGTTGGAGATCGGCGCGAAGGTCTCGCCGTTTGCGATGGTCTAG
- a CDS encoding fumarate reductase/succinate dehydrogenase flavoprotein subunit: MQIPNSTTPARLDCDVLVIGGGTAGTMAALTAAEHGAQVLLLEKAHVRHSGALAMGMDGVNNAVIPGKAEPEDYVAEITRANDGIVNQRTIYQTATRGFAMVQRLERYGVKFEKDEHGEYAVRRVHRSGSYVLPMPEGKDVKKALYRVLRQKSMREKIRIENRLMPVRVLTDGGRAVGAAALNTRTGEFVAVGAKAVILATGACGRLGLPASGYLYGTYENPTNAGDGYSMAYHAGAELSGIECFQVNPLIKDYNGPACAYVANPFGGYQVNALGERFVDSDYWSGQMMSEVRSEIESARGPIYLKVSHLPDETLASLENILHTTERPTRGTFHANRGHDYRTHDIEMHISEIGLCSGHSASGVWVDENARTTVPGLYAAGDLACVPHNYMIGAFVFGDLAGADAASTLSDVPAPQQLPQDQLTEAHELIYRPLRHPDGPPQPQVEYKLRRFVNDYVAPPKTAAKMSIAVHTFERMRDEIADMGARTPHELMRSIEVSFIRDCAEFAARSSLTRTESRWGLYHERADLPARDDQDWGYHLNLRKASDGSMEFFKRPVAPYFVSVPEFDTLPPADRTVWPVEQPPLIGGRAPVEAPSRVATASAEPPSPRIVAVLAIEEPTVAALAEFLRDADAGVRRTAVATLTERTPDGYATELLGALRDGDASVRRTAADGVRELVEVLPDPQAGREFLASPDPVVRSVSTYLLAARRVGDAEVFRHALGDVDHRVRIEAVRALVSVDDADGVAAGAGDGNREVRIVTANGLGTLRAGGDAVRTLVADNDPLVRAAALAALGQLGCEETDLVAIEQALRTPAWQVREGAARALSGAAAEHAVPRLSQALVDEHLDVRKAAVLSLSRWAVTDAGARDALSVALKDDDADVRAYARRALSTETG; this comes from the coding sequence ATGCAGATTCCTAACTCCACGACCCCCGCCCGCCTGGACTGCGACGTCCTGGTCATCGGTGGGGGCACCGCCGGCACGATGGCCGCGCTGACGGCCGCCGAGCACGGCGCACAGGTGCTGCTGCTCGAAAAGGCCCACGTGCGGCACTCCGGGGCGCTCGCGATGGGTATGGACGGCGTCAACAATGCGGTCATCCCGGGTAAGGCCGAACCCGAGGACTACGTCGCCGAGATCACCCGGGCCAATGACGGAATCGTCAACCAGCGCACCATCTATCAGACCGCTACCCGCGGGTTCGCGATGGTTCAGCGGCTGGAGCGCTACGGCGTCAAGTTCGAGAAGGACGAGCACGGCGAGTACGCGGTGCGCCGCGTGCACCGCTCCGGCTCCTACGTGCTGCCGATGCCCGAGGGCAAGGACGTCAAGAAGGCGCTCTACCGGGTGTTGCGGCAGAAGTCGATGCGGGAGAAGATCCGCATCGAGAACCGCCTCATGCCGGTGCGGGTCCTCACCGATGGCGGCCGGGCCGTCGGCGCCGCCGCATTGAACACGCGCACAGGCGAATTCGTCGCGGTCGGGGCCAAGGCGGTCATCCTCGCGACCGGTGCCTGCGGCCGGCTCGGCCTGCCCGCCTCGGGCTACCTCTACGGCACCTACGAGAACCCGACGAACGCCGGCGACGGGTACTCGATGGCGTACCATGCCGGGGCCGAACTGTCGGGCATCGAGTGCTTCCAGGTCAACCCGCTGATCAAGGATTACAACGGACCGGCGTGCGCGTACGTGGCCAACCCGTTCGGCGGTTACCAGGTCAACGCGCTCGGCGAACGGTTTGTCGACTCGGATTATTGGTCGGGCCAGATGATGTCGGAGGTGCGCAGTGAGATCGAGTCGGCGCGCGGACCGATCTACCTCAAGGTGTCGCACCTGCCGGACGAGACGCTCGCGTCGCTGGAGAACATCCTGCACACCACCGAGCGGCCCACCCGCGGCACCTTTCACGCCAACCGCGGCCACGACTACCGCACCCATGACATCGAGATGCACATCTCCGAAATCGGCTTGTGCTCCGGCCATTCCGCGTCGGGGGTCTGGGTCGACGAGAACGCCCGCACCACGGTGCCCGGGCTGTACGCCGCGGGCGACCTGGCCTGCGTGCCGCACAACTACATGATCGGCGCCTTCGTCTTCGGCGATCTGGCCGGCGCCGATGCCGCCTCGACCCTGTCCGATGTGCCTGCCCCGCAACAGCTTCCGCAGGATCAACTGACCGAGGCGCACGAGCTGATCTACCGTCCGCTGCGGCACCCGGACGGCCCACCGCAGCCGCAGGTCGAATACAAGCTGCGCCGCTTCGTCAACGACTATGTGGCGCCACCGAAGACCGCGGCCAAGATGTCGATCGCCGTGCACACCTTCGAGCGGATGCGCGACGAGATCGCCGATATGGGCGCCCGAACCCCGCACGAGCTGATGCGCAGCATCGAGGTGTCGTTCATCCGGGACTGCGCGGAGTTCGCCGCCCGCTCGTCGCTGACCCGCACCGAGTCGCGCTGGGGCCTCTACCACGAGCGGGCCGACCTGCCGGCCCGCGACGACCAGGACTGGGGCTACCACCTCAACCTGCGCAAGGCGTCCGACGGGTCGATGGAGTTCTTCAAGCGACCGGTGGCCCCGTACTTCGTCTCGGTGCCCGAGTTCGACACGTTGCCGCCCGCCGACCGGACGGTGTGGCCGGTCGAGCAGCCGCCGCTGATCGGCGGCCGGGCCCCGGTCGAGGCGCCCTCGCGGGTCGCCACGGCATCGGCAGAACCGCCGTCGCCGCGCATCGTCGCGGTGCTGGCGATCGAGGAGCCGACCGTCGCCGCGCTGGCCGAGTTCCTCCGTGACGCCGACGCGGGTGTGCGGCGCACCGCGGTCGCGACGCTGACCGAGCGCACCCCGGACGGTTACGCCACCGAACTGCTCGGTGCGCTTCGCGACGGCGACGCGTCGGTGCGCCGGACGGCCGCCGATGGGGTCCGCGAGCTGGTCGAGGTGCTGCCTGATCCGCAGGCCGGCCGCGAATTCCTGGCCTCGCCCGACCCGGTGGTGCGATCGGTCAGCACCTATCTGCTCGCCGCCCGCCGTGTCGGTGACGCCGAGGTGTTCCGGCATGCGCTGGGCGACGTCGACCATCGGGTGCGCATCGAGGCGGTGCGGGCGCTGGTGTCGGTCGACGACGCCGACGGGGTGGCCGCGGGCGCCGGCGACGGCAACCGTGAGGTGCGCATCGTCACCGCGAACGGTCTGGGGACCCTGCGGGCCGGTGGCGACGCGGTCCGGACGCTGGTCGCCGACAACGACCCGCTGGTTCGCGCTGCGGCGCTGGCCGCACTCGGCCAATTGGGCTGCGAGGAAACCGATCTGGTGGCGATAGAGCAGGCACTACGGACTCCGGCCTGGCAGGTTCGCGAGGGCGCGGCGCGCGCGCTCTCCGGCGCCGCGGCCGAACACGCGGTGCCGAGGCTGTCGCAGGCGCTGGTCGACGAGCACCTCGACGTGCGGAAAGCCGCGGTGCTGAGCCTCAGCCGGTGGGCGGTGACCGACGCGGGCGCGCGCGACGCGCTGAGCGTGGCGCTCAAGGACGACGACGCCGATGTCCGTGCGTACGCACGCCGGGCGTTGAGTACGGAAACGGGTTAG
- a CDS encoding ABC transporter substrate-binding protein has product MTNSRRLASALVALTMVAPGCALDSGNAVNVVVGYQSKTINTVTAGTLLRAQGYLEHRLADVTKRTGTKFRVVWEDYDTGAPITAQMVAEKIDIGSMGDYPMLINGSRTQANPRAATEIVSVTGYNARGALNMVVVEPNSAATALPDLAGKKISASVGSAGHGTLVRALTGAGINPGTGVEVLNQQPQVGASALESGQAQGLSQFVAWPGLLVQQGKAKLLYDGAELNYPTLHGVVVRRAYAAAHPDVLDAFLQAQLDATDFLNAKPLEAARIVAESSGLPQEVVYLYNGPGGTAFDATLKPSLVDALKGDVPYLKSIGDFADLDVANFVQDGPLRSAFAARKLDYGVALHATTPARGSELWLQGSDTTQPVATPADLLKAVRDATAHGSHVRAAYVPDAELGTRWFADKMTWVRDGASYLPFDTVSGARRYLAAHPGSTLIDYQQALAGAA; this is encoded by the coding sequence ATGACGAATTCCCGCAGGCTGGCTTCGGCTCTCGTCGCCCTCACCATGGTGGCGCCCGGATGCGCACTGGACTCCGGCAACGCCGTCAACGTCGTGGTCGGCTACCAGTCCAAGACCATCAATACGGTCACGGCGGGCACGCTGTTGCGGGCTCAGGGCTACCTCGAGCACCGACTCGCCGACGTCACCAAGCGCACCGGCACGAAATTCCGTGTGGTGTGGGAGGACTACGACACCGGCGCGCCGATCACGGCGCAGATGGTTGCCGAGAAGATCGACATCGGCTCGATGGGCGACTACCCGATGCTGATCAACGGCTCTCGGACGCAGGCCAACCCGCGCGCCGCCACCGAGATCGTGTCGGTCACCGGCTACAACGCCAGGGGCGCACTCAACATGGTTGTGGTCGAGCCGAATTCGGCCGCCACCGCGTTACCGGACCTGGCCGGCAAGAAAATCTCGGCCAGCGTCGGATCGGCCGGGCACGGCACCCTGGTACGCGCGCTGACCGGTGCCGGGATCAACCCCGGTACCGGGGTAGAGGTCCTCAACCAGCAACCCCAGGTCGGCGCATCCGCCCTTGAATCCGGCCAGGCGCAGGGCCTTTCACAGTTCGTCGCATGGCCCGGCCTGTTGGTCCAGCAGGGCAAGGCCAAGCTGCTCTACGACGGGGCGGAGCTGAACTACCCGACGCTGCACGGCGTGGTGGTCCGGCGTGCCTACGCGGCTGCCCATCCGGACGTCCTCGACGCCTTCCTGCAGGCCCAGCTCGACGCGACCGACTTCCTCAACGCCAAGCCGCTGGAGGCCGCGCGCATCGTCGCCGAGTCCAGCGGCCTGCCCCAAGAGGTCGTCTACCTGTACAACGGCCCGGGCGGCACCGCCTTCGACGCCACCCTGAAGCCGTCGCTGGTCGACGCGCTGAAAGGTGATGTGCCCTATCTGAAGTCGATCGGCGACTTCGCCGATCTGGACGTGGCCAACTTCGTCCAGGACGGCCCGCTGCGGTCGGCGTTCGCAGCCCGCAAGCTCGACTACGGCGTGGCGTTGCATGCGACCACTCCAGCCCGCGGCAGCGAGTTGTGGCTGCAGGGATCCGACACCACCCAGCCGGTCGCGACGCCCGCCGACCTGCTGAAGGCCGTGCGCGACGCCACCGCCCACGGGTCGCATGTCCGGGCCGCCTACGTGCCCGACGCTGAGCTCGGTACCCGCTGGTTCGCCGACAAGATGACATGGGTGCGTGACGGCGCGAGCTACCTACCGTTCGACACCGTGTCCGGCGCGCGCCGCTACCTCGCAGCGCATCCCGGCAGCACCCTCATCGACTACCAACAAGCATTGGCAGGTGCCGCGTGA
- a CDS encoding TetR/AcrR family transcriptional regulator: MASSASATNSRLSVDDWVQEGFRVMAEDGVKSLTLGHLCTRLGVTKGSFYWHFSDMTAYRTALIDTWAVVRDEDRSFDDLVSLPPRERLSRMMTSLVGPRHWMLERAMREWARSEPTVAAAVRASDHSVVAAVRQAFIDAGFEHDDAEMRATATFAAGIGFLHLSGSRPSPLAAGRREQFLDVMLRP; this comes from the coding sequence ATGGCCTCTTCGGCGAGCGCGACCAACTCCCGGTTGTCGGTGGACGACTGGGTGCAAGAGGGGTTCCGGGTTATGGCCGAGGACGGCGTGAAGTCCTTGACGCTCGGGCATCTGTGCACGCGCCTCGGCGTCACCAAAGGCAGCTTCTACTGGCACTTCAGCGACATGACCGCCTACCGCACAGCGTTGATCGACACTTGGGCGGTCGTCCGCGACGAAGACCGGTCGTTCGACGACCTGGTGAGTCTGCCGCCGCGGGAGCGGTTGTCGCGCATGATGACCTCGCTGGTCGGTCCGCGGCACTGGATGCTGGAACGTGCCATGCGGGAATGGGCGCGATCAGAGCCCACCGTCGCCGCCGCGGTGCGGGCATCGGATCACAGCGTGGTCGCCGCCGTCCGGCAGGCCTTCATCGACGCCGGCTTCGAGCACGACGACGCCGAGATGCGCGCCACCGCGACTTTCGCTGCGGGCATTGGCTTTTTGCACCTGTCCGGCTCGCGGCCGAGCCCGCTGGCGGCCGGCCGTCGCGAGCAGTTCCTGGACGTGATGCTGCGGCCTTGA
- a CDS encoding 4Fe-4S dicluster domain-containing protein, translating into MTLVNNRSDVPVTIDQSLCIDGCTLCVDICPLDSLAINPETGKAFMHVDECWYCGPCAARCPTGAVTVNMPYLIR; encoded by the coding sequence ATGACACTGGTCAACAACCGCTCCGACGTCCCGGTCACCATCGACCAGTCGCTGTGCATCGACGGCTGCACCCTGTGCGTCGACATCTGCCCGCTGGACTCGCTGGCCATCAATCCCGAGACCGGCAAGGCCTTCATGCACGTCGACGAATGCTGGTACTGCGGACCGTGCGCCGCCCGCTGCCCGACCGGCGCGGTCACTGTCAACATGCCCTACCTGATCCGCTAG